A genomic region of Haliotis asinina isolate JCU_RB_2024 chromosome 1, JCU_Hal_asi_v2, whole genome shotgun sequence contains the following coding sequences:
- the LOC137273379 gene encoding ankyrin repeat domain-containing protein 17-like produces the protein MLVFLLPCSGLENEVLPDLMAKTDEVKEQLEKHEKTAQDKMDDIPVLKQKMQRLIQDLEKYGTDVAHEREKVTDLHRQIGKLENYMKKKESDQMRAVQELRTQLEAVRSEQAKQSQHLKDEMRELREWKEQMAKQHGEELRKMQDKMREERMAREAAELARNAAERQIQEMKERDEVHVKTSQDSTEQEQTPSSDVKERRTTTEVTQAGASVPGRGVTRKTSSNDPQRSLDLYAACCTGDLDMVKSILRLNQADINFRGRRSRTPLMEAARRGHRDVVELLVEQGADVSLVDDVGDSFLHLACQGGDYGTVKRIVSLNLLDINCRGGRSRTPLMEAARRGHMDVVELLVTEGADVSLVDDGGNNILHVACGGGDVGVVEFVLLMNVVDINSRNDHRQTAAGVARDEGHGKVVDLLVSRVSIVMNHPRWLADARQNLRKVDMKDENEIQGGRPGTTPQFPHATVPKVQTMTVAATTGTHARTDTAIAAGVVHGAVGSNITNVVYKDTEEALQHNLRKLENKLKIHQRQLCDTEANIQKLEKDVKQQQDNARLEDRPNVENQIGHLKEEIKVHKSEIARLEYEVLPDLMAKRDEVKEQLEKHEKTAQDKMDDIPVLKRKMERLIQDLENYGTDVANEREKVKDLYWQIGKLEKDIKKKESDQMKTVQELRTEMETFKSEHAKQVEQSQHLKDEMRELREWKEQMAKQQDEQLREVQNLLKEERIARKAAEKEIQELRNRDVVDVKTSPVPGKVEPQSSQAHTMQQGTGSTVSSHLTTSTDHKVRDEAEQHGEERTARKAAEKEILKNRDVVDVRASPAPDKVEPRPPKPHSMQMGTSSTVSGHVASGRGHKVRGEAEQHGASQKTSLTDTAPSIATLLGICRDGDVDKLRVVLGQGRMNLNRGGVTGDTPVIVAADKGQKDVVELLVREGADVSRVNDVGNNALHVACRGGHVDVAEFILSLNRVDVNSRGWRSRTPLMEAAANGRREVVELLMKEGADVSLRDDDGNNTFHLACVGEHLEVAEFLLSLNVVDVHARNNYRQTAYSLARFRGHQQVMEFLVSRGAR, from the exons CAGATCGGAACAAGCCAAACAAAGCCAACATCTGAAAG ATGAGATGAGGGAGCTGCGAGAATGGAAAGAGCAA ATGGCGAAACAGCATGGTGAAGAGTTAAGGAAAATGCAAGATAAGATGAGAG aagAAAGGATGGCGAGAGAAGCAGCAGAGTTAGCTAGGAATGCTGCAGAGAGACAG ATACAGGAAATGAAGGAACGGGATGAGGTCCACGTGAAAACCAGCCAAGATTCGACAGAACAAGAGCAGACAC CCTCGAGTGACGTGAAGGAGCGGAGAACCACCACAGAAGTGACACAAGCTGGTGCAAGTGTTCCAGGGAGAGGAG TGACCAGGAAAACCTCCAGCAACGACCCCCAGCGTTCCCTCGACCTCTATGCCGCCTGCTGTACGGGTGACCTGGACATGGTGAAGAGCATCCTTCGTCTGAATCAGGCGGACATCAACTTCAGAGGACGGAGAAGCAGGACACCTCTGATGGAGGCGGCAAGGCGTGGACATAGAGATGTTGTGGAGCTCCTTGTGGAGCAGggagctgatgtgtcactggttgACGATGTTGGTGACAGCTTTCTTCACTTGGCCTGTCAGGGGGGAGATTATGGGACGGTGAAGAGGATCGTGTCCCTGAATTTGCTGGACATCAACTGTAGAGGAGGACGGAGCAGGACCCCTCTGATGGAGGCAGCGAGGCGTGGGCACATGGATGTGGTGGAGCTGCTTGTGACTGAAGGAGCTGATGTGTCGCTGGTGGATGATGGTGGTAACAACATCCTCCACGTGGCCTGTGGGGGCGGAGACGTGGGGGTGGTTGAGTTTGTCTTGTTAATGAATGTGgttgacatcaacagtaggAATGACCACCGGCAGACAGCGGCCGGAGTGGCGAGAGACGAAGGACATGGAAAAGTGGTGGATCTCCTGGTGTCACGAG TGTCAATCGTCATGAATCATCCACGGTGGCTTGCCGACGCCAGACAGAACCTCAGGAAAGTCGACATGAAGGATGAGAACGAGATCCAAGGCGGCAGACCAGGAACAACTCCCCAATTTCCTCATGCCACAGTTCCCAAAGTTCAGACCATGACTGTTGCAGCAACAACGGGGACACACGCCAGAACCGACACCGCAATTGCTGCAGGAGTCGTGCACGGTGCGGTCGGCAGCAACATCACGAATGTCGTCTACAAAG ATACAGAGGAAGCACTTCAACACAAC CTCCGGAAGTTAGAAAATAAGCTGAAAATTCACCAGCGGCAACTGTGTG ATACGGAAGCCAAT ATACAAAAACTGGAAAAGGATGTCAAACAACAACAAGACAACG CCAGGTTAGAGGACAGACCTAACGTCGAAAATCAG ATTGGCCACCTGAAGGAGGAAATCAAGGTGCACAAATCTGAAATAGCAA GGCTGGAGTACGAAGTGTTACCAGACCTGATGGCCAAG AGAGACGAAGTCAAAGAGCAGCTAGAAAAGCATGAAAAAACCGCCCAAG ATAAGATGGACGACATTCCAGTTCTGAAGCGAAAG ATGGAGAGGCTGATACAGGATCTAGAAAACTATGGTACAGACGTGGCAA ATGAACGGGAGAAAGTAAAAGATCTATACTGGCAG ATTGGAAAGTTGGAAAAGGACATTAAGAAGAAAGAATCAG ATCAAATGAAGACTGTGCAAGAATTAAGGACTGAA ATGGAGACTTTCAAATCTGAACACGCCAAACAAGTCGAACAAAGCCAACATCTCAAAG ATGAAATGAGAGAGTTACGAGAATGGAAGGAACAA ATGGCGAAACAACAGGATGAACAGCTGAGGGAAGTGCAAAACCTGCTGAAAG AGGAAAGGATTGCGAGGAAAGCAGCAGAGAAAGAG ATACAGGAACTGAGGAATCGTGACGTTGTGGATGTGAAAACCAGCCCAG TTCCAGGTAAAGTGGAACCACAATCTTCACAGGCACATACGATGCAGCAAGGGACAGGTTCTACAG TGTCAAGTCACCTGACGACTTCGACCGACCACAAAGTGAGAGATGAAGCTGAACAACATGGAG AGGAAAGGACTGCGAGGAAGGCAGCAGAAAAAGAG ATATTGAAGAATCGTGACGTTGTGGACGTGAGAGCCAGCCCAG CGCCAGATAAAGTGGAACCACGACCTCCAAAGCCTCACTCGATGCAAATGGGAACAAGTTCTACAG TGTCAGGTCACGTGGCGAGTGGGAGAGGCCACAAAGTGAGAGGCGAAGCGGAACAACATGGAG CGTCACAGAAGACATCACTTACAGACACCGCACCTAGTATTGCCACCCTCCTTGGGATCTGTCGTGACGGGGACGTAGACAAGTTGAGGGTCGTTCTGGGTCAGGGACGTATGAACTTGAACCGTGGAGGGGTGACCGGGGACACACCTGTGATTGTTGCAGCAGATAAAGGGCAGAAAGATGTAGTAGAGCTTCTTGTGAGGGAAGGAGCCGATGTGTCTCGGGTGAACGATGTCGGCAACAACGCCCTCCACGTGGCCTGTCGTGGAGGACACGTTGATGTGGCAGAGTTTATCCTGTCCTTGAACAGAGTGGACGTCAACAGTAGAGGATGGCGAAGCCGGACCCCACTGATGGAGGCGGCAGCGAATGGGCGCAGAGAGGTGGTGGAACTCCTTATGAAGGAAGGAGCAGATGTGTCACTGAGGGACGATGACGGTAACAATACCTTTCACTTGGCCTGTGTGGGAGAACACTTGGAGGTGGCAGAGTTTTTGCTGTCACTGAACGTGGTGGACGTCCACGCTAGAAACAACTACCGACAGACAGCGTACAGCTTGGCAAGATTCAGGGGGCATCAGCAAGTGATGGAGTTCCTGGTGTCACGTGGTGCTCGCTGA